GTGAGCTTCGCGAACAGCGGCGCGTAGAGGTCATAGACCTTGAGGTACGAGGCCTGGGTCTTCGGGGCGACCTCGTCGGTGCCGAACAGGAAGCGGTCGGGGTAACGGTTGATGAGATCGGCAGTCACTTTGAGGGTGTCCTCGGAGGCAACGACGTACTTGGCGGTCTCGTCCCAGGAGATGTCGAAGTGCAGATGGGCGAGATCGGGGTTGCCCAGAGCACGCTCCAGGATGCCGATCTGGTCCTTCACCGGATGGACGATCCGTCCTACTCCCATGTGGGCCCAGATGATCTGGGTCTTGGGATGGCGCTTGATGAGGTCGCGCAATTGCACGACCAGGTAGGGATCCTGCCCCGGCTTCGGAAAGGGCATGTCGACGTCGTTGTGGAGGATCACCACGAGACCCGCCTCGCCGGCGAAGTCCAGGATGCGATCCAGGGCGGGGTTCAGCAGGCTGGCGGTTTCGCCCGCGATCTTCGAAGAGACGAACTCCTTGTGGATGGTGAACTCGCCGATGCCCGAGAAGACCCCGGGGAAGGTGAGGAGTACGCGCTTGATGTGGTCGGCGGCGTACATGTCGGCCGGATTGAAGCCGGTGATCATCGGATCGAAGCGCGCCTGCTCCGTTTTCGTCAGCGAGCGATAGGACATGGCGATGAACGCGTCGGTGAACGAATAGTAGTAAAGCGGCGCGTCGCTTTGCAGGTAATAGGTCGGCGCAAAGTCGGCGGTGTTGCCGTACGCCCAGGTCTGCTGCAGCGGGATGCCGAACAGTGCCACGCGTCCCACCTTCGTCCCCATGATCTTCAGGAACTCGTGGATGTCGGTGCCTTCCTGCACGTAGTTGGTGAGGTGGAAGTGCGAGTCGTTCACCACGGCCCCCGCGGGGACGCTGGAGCTCTTGCCGCGCGACACGGCGGCCGGCGCGATGCTCACCGCGAGCGCCAGCGTGAGGCACATTATGGCCGGCTTCATCGCATGCGTTCGTAGAGGGGGAGGGGAGAGGGGCCCGGGACCGGCCATGTCACGCTCCTCAGAAGTTCATCTCGGCGTTCACGTGATAGACATCGCCGTCGCCGCCCACCGGATAGGGGACGGCGGTGTAGCCCACCGGGCAGTGGTTCAGGTGGAGCCACTCCGTGTTGATCCGAAAACCCCGCTTCTTGAGCGGATACCAGTTCATCCCGGCGCGGATCTCAGAGCCGTCGCCATAGACGCCACGGATCTGCGATCCGCTCAGGTAGGCCTGGAGCACGTCGCGCACCACCATGCCGGAGGTCTGCACCTGGTAGCCGTAGTCGTCGATGTCGGCGATGGCGCCGGTGCCCGGCCCCTCGAAATCGCTCAGATGTCGCCAGTAGTACTCCGCCTCGAGTGAAAGCCCTTTGAACTTGAGGCCGCCGTCGATGCTGGCCATCTTGTAATGCACCTTGTCGACCTCGATCCCCGCGCCGAACAGATCCGGCGTGAAGATGACGTTCCCATCGGTGAGGCGAATCTGGCTGTTCTCGATGCTGTTGGTGCCAGGCTGGCTTTGCTGGTCCTCGGTGCTGCTGGTGTAGTGCAGACCCAGCCGGGTCGCCAGCTTCTCGTGCCAGTCGTAATCGCCGAAGGTCCCGTACAGGCCGAACTCCCCGGTCGACGGGAGCCATTGCAGGCTGAAGGAGGTGGTGTCGATCGTGTTGTCGAGCTGCGAGGCGCTGACGCCCAAGGTGCTCAGGTTGTTGGCGAGCATCGCCATGTACTTGAGCTTTGTCGACAGCTCGCCCTTGAGCCAGATGCCGGTGGTGTAGGAGCCGCGGAAGAACTCGTCGGCGATCAGCCGATCGTCGACCCCGATCCAATACGGAAACTGCCCTTCGGTGCTGCGCACGCTCGGCAGGCTGGTGATGCCGCCGCCCAGCGTCACGAAGCGGTTGAAGTTCCAGCTGATGTTGCCGGCGCCCCCCACCTGCGCCGGGTCGCCCTGTGAAGGATTCGAGGACCAGACGTAGAGGTAGTAGCGCAGCTTGGGGCTCAGGAACCAGCCGGAGAAGGGGAGGAAGAACTTGTTCAGCTGGAAGTCCTGGCGCCGATCCACGGTCTTCGTAACGCCGAAGGAGTCTTCGTAGTGCTTGTCCAGCGATTTCTGGTTCAGGTAGCGGACGTAGGTGAACAGGCGCATGTAGATCTGGCCCTTCTCTCCATCGTAGAGCAGGAAGCCGGCGTTCGGGATGTACTCGGGTGCTTTCATCCGGGTTGCCGCCGCCTGCTGGAGCTCCGTCGGCACGCCGGCGAAGAACTGCCCGCTGCAGCCGTCGGAGACCCAGATCCCGGTATCGTCGTACCCCCAGGTCTTGCCGAGAAGGCAGGGAGCCTCTCCCTCCGATTTCACCAGGGAGACTCCCTTCGAAGTGTCGGCCGGACAATGGTTCCGCTCGCCGGGCTTGGAGGAGCACTTCAGCGTCAGCTTCGCCGCTGCTTCCCGCGCCCTGTCGCCCGGCGTCGAAGGATTCTCCGGCGGTCCCTGCGCCCGAGCGTCGTGCAGCGCCGGCAGGACGGCGGCGATCAGCGCCACGATCCAGGCGGTCCGCCGGTGGTGGGCGGCGACCCGCCCGCGAGGTCCGTCATAGCAGAAGATATCGGCTTTTCCATGGGTCAACTCGAGGTCGATTGGGCCTCGACGGCTCATCAAGCACTGCCTCCCATGCGGTGGGGGGGACCTGCCTGGGCTTCGATCGCCATGCGAATCGCCTCCAGCAGGACTCGCCCTGGATCGGTCTTACGTACATAGGCGCATCCCGTGGAGTTTACCTGGGCGATCGTCTCGGGCTCGCCATGCGCCGTGAGGAAAACGATTGGAGGGGGGCTGCCCGCGGCCGAGAGCCAACCGTAGAGGTCGAACCCCGACATGCCGCCGAGCTGGATGTCCAGGACGAGGCAGTCGACCGGTGTCGCCTCGCGGGCCGCGATGTATTCCTCGGCCGAGACGAAAGTTACGGCCTGCATCCCCGAGGCCCGCAACAGGCGGGCGACGGCGCGGCTATGGCTCGCGTCGTCGTCGACGATCGCGATGGTGAGCATGGGGGTTCTCCGACCACGCGGTACACAGCGACCGCGCAGCGGGGAAGCTACCAGTCGGAGGAAGGAGGGCGCTACTGCCCTTTAGGGAGGGTACGGCCGGCGGTCTGATCCAGCTCGGGAAGGAGCCCGGCTTCCTGGGCCCAGCGGGTCAGCTCGGCCACCGAGGAGACGCCGAGCTTGGCCGTGATGCTGGTGCGGTGGAGCTTGACGGTGCGCTCGTGGATCGACAGGTCCCAGGCGATCTCCTTGTTGGCTCGTCCCTGGACCACGTGGGCGAGGACCTCGCGCTCCCGGGCCGTCAGCCGATCGAATGTGGAGCGCGCCGCGCGGAGCTGGGCCCGCGCCCTCCGCTCGGCCACGTCGCGCGCCATCGCCCGGGTGACGGCGTCGAGGAGCTCGGTTTTCGGGGCCGTCTTGGTGAGGAAATCCTCCGCCCCCTGCTTGAGGGCGCGCACGGTCGTGGGGACATCGCCCCGGCCGGAGAGGAAGACGACGGGCAGTGGGTTTTCGGAGACGGCAACCGCCTCGTGCAGCTCCATTCCATCCATGCCGGGCATCTTCAGGTCGGCCAGGATGCAGCCTGACGCCTCCTGCCTCAGCCGCTGGAGGAGATCGCGCGCGGAGCCGAAGGTCTCGACGGCGTGTCCGCTGCCGCGCAGCAGGCGCGCCACGGCCTTCAGGAAGGAGCGGTCGTCATCCACCACGAAGACGGTTGGGGACGCGCTCATGCACTGACCCTCGCCATCGGCAGCGTCACGCGGAAAGTGGTGCCGCCGCCGGGATCGTTGGCCGCCTCGATCTCCCCTCCGTGGGCCTCGACGATCTGCCGGCAAATCGCCAGCCCCATCCCCATGCCTCCCGGCTTCGTCGTATAGAAATTCTCGAAGACGCGCGGCAGGTCCTCGGATGGGATCCCCGGTCCCGAGTCGCTGACCGACATTTGGACCCGGTTGCCGCCGTTGGCGCCGATCTTCAGGCGCAGCCGGCGACCTTCGGATCCATTGCGCTCCATCGCCTCCATCCCGTTAATCAGCAGATTGAGGAGGACCTGCTGCAGCTGCACGCTGTTTCCGTGGATGTCCGGAAGGCCGGGGGCCACCTCGGCCGATACCTCGATACGCCGGGACTGAGCATCGGGCCGGATCAGGATCATCATCCGCTCCGCCATGCCCGCCAGCTCGATGCTCGAGAATTCCACCGGATGGCGGCGCAGGAGGCCGCGGATCCCATCGATCACGCCGCCGGCACGCTGATCGTCCTCCCGGATGTCGGCCAGGATGGCGCGCACCTCCTGTAAATTGGGCGGTGTGGCGTCCAGGAAGATCTCGGCTGCTTCGGCGTTGCGCAGAATCGCTCCCAGCGGCTGGTTCAGCTCGTGCGCCAGGGACGAGGACAGCTGCCCCAGAGCGGAGACCCGGCCGGCGTGCGCCAGCTCATGGCGCAGCCGCGCCGCCTCCTCCTCCGCCTGCAGCCGGCGGCGGCGCGAGATCAGCAGCCCGCTGATGGCGATCGCCTGGGCCGCGATCAGGAGCCCCGTGCCCAGGATCACCCAGCGGTACTTGCGCAGCAGCGAGGTTGGATGGAAGAGCACCGTGCTGCGGGACGGCAGAGAGGCCTCGTCGATCCCCCAGCGCCGCAGCTGCCGCCAGTCGTAGGAGGGGCGATCGGCCGCCAGCACCGGGGAGCGGACCTGCCCGGCCGGCTCCCCGGCGAGGACCCGCAGCGCGGCGCGCGCCGTCGCCCGTCCGACTTCCTTCAGCGGCAGCAGGGGACCTCCGACGATTCCGTGTCCCAGGAGGTTGTCCGACCAGCCGAACAACGGAGCGTTGGCAGCATCCCGCAGCGCTTCCACGGCGGCTTCCTGCTCGTGGGGAACCCCGGCGGCGTCCTGCACCAGCAGGGCGAAGAAAATGGCCGAGTCGGACGGCAGCTGTGCCGCTCGCCGGACCATCTCGTCGAAGGGGACCTCGTTCCAGTAGACGAGGTTCACTTTCTTTTCGAACGGTCCCCATTCGCGACGGAGGTGTGCCAGCCAGTAACGCTCCAGCGGGCTGTCGCCGATGACGACGTAGACGTTGTGGGTCCCGGGTCGGACGGCGAGCAGGTTCTCGAGGACACCGGGCAGGTCAAGGCGCAGGGCCACAACAGCATCCTGCTCCGGCGGCTTTCCGTCGAAGTGGCGTTCCTCGACGGCGGCGATCAGAGCAGGGGTGTCCGGCAGGAGCTCGGCACGGTGACGCTCCCAGAACCGGTAGGCCGGCGAGCCGATTGCCACGACAAGGTCGATCGGACGCCTGGCGCACAGGGCGCCTACGTAATCGACTACAGGGGCCTCGTCGGCCGTGTCGAAGCGCATCGTTTCCAGCGAGATGTCGAGGAGCTCGACGGGCTTCGGGGAGAGGCGGGCGAGATCCTCACGGAACTTGGAGGTGACGGAGTTGTAAGGGGTGAAGTCGCGGCCGAATGAATTGAGAATCAGGATCCGGCGAGGTCCTTCGGACGCCCCAAGGAGCGGGACGCTGAAGATGATGAGAAGAAGGGGCGCGAAGCGTCTCATTTCCGGAGTTCCTGGCCCGGTCGCGCCCATGTGCAACTGATTCGCCTGCGAGTGAGACGGACGGGCGAGCCGCGAGGTTTCGCCGGGACGCCGAAGCTTTCGCGGCATGGGCTCGAGACCGGATGGGAGTCTGGTGCCGAGGCTCGGATTCTATTGCAGCACAAGCACATTTGCCATCTGGACAGCAGTCCGGGCGCTCTTTCCGCCCGGAAAGGCGTCATCGGGATTCGAGGGGCACCACGCAACCGGACTGGAGCAGGTAGTCGTACAGCAGGCCGAGCGGCTCCGGCAGGTCCAGCGATTTCGCAGAGGCGACCAACTGGCCGGCGGCGTAGAGCCTCACGTTCGCCGCGAGGATCTTCCCAAGCCCTTCCAGGAGACCACCTTCCAGACGCTCCCGGGCGACGCCGACGAAGATCGCCTTGAGGACCGCGTCGGTCAGGATGAAGCGGATCGGCTCCTGCGTGAAGCGTCTCAGGTAATCGGTGAGAGGAAAGGGCTCGCCGAAGCGGGTGAGGAGAACCGGCCCTTCCTGCCGCCTGGCCACGGTCCAGGAGACAGCGTCGTCGATCGTCGGAGGGGCGCCGTCCCGAGCGTCGGCAGCGCGAGTCGACTGAAGCGACAGCTCGCGCAGGAGGAGAGGCTCGGGTTCGGCGGCGCCGCCACGCTCCTCGACCAGCTGGGCCCGGGCAGTGGCGAGACGCTCCGCTTCTCCTTGCACCGGCTGGCGCGCCCACGATCGCTCCATGACGATGGGTCGCTTGCGCAGGATCTCGGAGGGAGGCAGGAGGCGATTCTCGGGGCCGACCAGCACCGCCTGGGCGAAACCGCCCTTCACCAGGCCGGTGCCGAGAATCGCCGGCCCGGGATCCTTTACTCCCGGGCCGCGCGCCTCGAGAACGTCGATCTCGATCCGGTCCAGCGACAATCCCGCGAGCAGCTCGGCCGTCCGCTTCTCCGCCGTTCCCTCGACCTGGAAGGCGGCGTACAGCAGGTTGACTCCTAGGAGTCCCAGCGCCTGCTGCTGCAGCAAGTTGGTCGAATCGCGCAGGTTGACGTGCATCACCAGGTCGTTGGGCTCGCCGCCGGGAGCGAGCTGGAAGCGCAGTCCCATCCAGCCGTGGCATTCGTTGGTTCCCGAGAAGTTCCGCGCCGACACCGTGTCGGCGAAGACGAAGAAGCGGGTCTCGGCGCCGCGCGACGCCTTCAGCCGGTCGAGCAGCAGCGTGTATTCGTGGTCGAGCATCGCCAGCAGCCGGTCGCGCGAAACGTAGCGGCCCGACTTGCCGTAGATGGCGTCGCTGAAAGCCATGTCGTAGGCGGAGATGGTCTTGGCGACGGTCCCGGAAGCGCCGCCGGCCTGCAGGAACCAGCGGGCCACCTCCTGGCCGGCGCCGATCTCGGCAAAGGTCCCGTAGGTGGTCTTGTCCAGATTGATGGCGAGCGTCCGCTCGTGGGTGTCCATGCCATCTCCCGCCGCGACCGGGTCGGGCGCTACTTCTGGCCTAGTGGTTTTCCGGGCATCTTAGGCCCGAGGGAGAGGAAGCGTCAACGCGCGGTCCCCGGGGCCGCGCACCGCAGGGGGTCGCGCTAGTTCTTCCGCAGCCGCCCCATCCAGTTCACCATCACCGCGGCGTCCTGGCTCCCCGGAACAGGAGAGCCCACGAGAAAGCGCTCCCCATCCCGACTGACCTCGTAACCCGGTCCTTCGGCCGAACCCTGTCCTACCAGAAAAAGCGCCAACGGCGCCGCAGGGGTCAGCTCTTTGCCCGGGGTGACCGATACGGCCATCAGGTGGCCGTCCGCGCTCAGATAGAAAAGTTCCTTGCCATCGCGTCGCCAGCGCGGCGTCGAACCGCCCGACGTGGAGATACGGAGCCTCTCGCCGGGGTGCTGAAACGGCTGGGCATAAACTTCCGGTCGGCCCGTCTCATCCGAGGTGTAAGCAATCCAGCCGCCGTCGGGGGAGAAGCTGGCATCCGTCTCGGATTGGGGCGTCCGTATGAGGGGAGTGGCACGCGGAGGGTCAGTGCCGAGAGGCAGGAGCCAGACATCCCAGCCGGTGGTCGGGTTCCGATCCTCGAACAAGAGATACCGCCCATCGGAGGATATGCCGGTAGGACACTGCATGGTCCCGGTGGAAGGGAGCAACACCTCGTCCTCGCCCCCGGCGAGGGTCCGCGCGTGCAGGAAAGGAGGCGCATGGATGGCCTTGCAATAGACGATCTTCTTGCCGTCCGGAGACCACATGGGAGCATAGGAATCCAGTCCATCGGAATCGACCCGGGTCGGAACCCCCCGATTGACATCGATCGTCCAGAGGTCTCTGACGCCACGCTGGTTCACGATGCCTGCCACAAGGCGGTTTCCGTCGGGCGAGAGGCGGATGCTGTCGTAGCTTGCGGGCGATCCCACCTGGCCGATTTCCGCACCCCGGCGGTCCCTCCAAATCAGGTCGGCTTCTCCTCCCGCCATCTGATAGGCGAGCACACCATTCTCCGAAACGGAGAACTTGGGCGCGCCGATTCCCGCCCACTGCTCCATGCGCTCCGCGACCGGGGAAGGCGTTCCGCTCAGGCGAAGCGTTTCGAAGTCGAAATGCTGCGCGAACAGGGTCGATCCCTGGACGAAAAGGAGGTAGCCGGGAGGCGCGGGCAGGGCGTAGGAAGCCGCTTCGAGGAGCACGCTGGCCTGGAGGCTCTCCAGGGAGACCAGGCAGGTGGCGCGACTGTCATCCAAACCTGGCTTGAGCAGGCAAGGTCCGATGAAATGGCGGGAGTCAGGCAGGAAACCCGGCCAGCCCACCTGGATCTTGTTCCCCGAGCCGTCCCGGATGTCGAGACGCTCAACCTTGCCGCCGGAAGATGACACGCGAAACAGCCCCTCTTCGTGGTCGGGTGCCTCGTCGACGCGCAGGAGAATGGTGCCGTCCCGTCCCCACGCGCCCAGCTGGAAGGGACCGGCGCCGGGTGCGTCGCAGACATCCGTGACGGACCCGTCGTTCACGTCGATCTTCTTGAGCTTGCCACCCGCGAAGAAAGCGATGAAGCGGCTGTCGGGGGACCAGAAATGCGCCCGCGCTCCTTCCGTGCCTTCAAGCGGCCTGGCGGAAAGCGCGTCGAGCGGCCGGATCCAGAGCCGGGTCTGATCGCCGTTTTTCGCGGTCTGAGAGATCGTGGTGCCGTCGGGTGAGACGCGGGTGAACAGGCTCACGGCGTGAT
The sequence above is drawn from the Candidatus Polarisedimenticolia bacterium genome and encodes:
- a CDS encoding amidohydrolase family protein: MKPAIMCLTLALAVSIAPAAVSRGKSSSVPAGAVVNDSHFHLTNYVQEGTDIHEFLKIMGTKVGRVALFGIPLQQTWAYGNTADFAPTYYLQSDAPLYYYSFTDAFIAMSYRSLTKTEQARFDPMITGFNPADMYAADHIKRVLLTFPGVFSGIGEFTIHKEFVSSKIAGETASLLNPALDRILDFAGEAGLVVILHNDVDMPFPKPGQDPYLVVQLRDLIKRHPKTQIIWAHMGVGRIVHPVKDQIGILERALGNPDLAHLHFDISWDETAKYVVASEDTLKVTADLINRYPDRFLFGTDEVAPKTQASYLKVYDLYAPLFAKLT
- a CDS encoding DUF3011 domain-containing protein produces the protein MSRRGPIDLELTHGKADIFCYDGPRGRVAAHHRRTAWIVALIAAVLPALHDARAQGPPENPSTPGDRAREAAAKLTLKCSSKPGERNHCPADTSKGVSLVKSEGEAPCLLGKTWGYDDTGIWVSDGCSGQFFAGVPTELQQAAATRMKAPEYIPNAGFLLYDGEKGQIYMRLFTYVRYLNQKSLDKHYEDSFGVTKTVDRRQDFQLNKFFLPFSGWFLSPKLRYYLYVWSSNPSQGDPAQVGGAGNISWNFNRFVTLGGGITSLPSVRSTEGQFPYWIGVDDRLIADEFFRGSYTTGIWLKGELSTKLKYMAMLANNLSTLGVSASQLDNTIDTTSFSLQWLPSTGEFGLYGTFGDYDWHEKLATRLGLHYTSSTEDQQSQPGTNSIENSQIRLTDGNVIFTPDLFGAGIEVDKVHYKMASIDGGLKFKGLSLEAEYYWRHLSDFEGPGTGAIADIDDYGYQVQTSGMVVRDVLQAYLSGSQIRGVYGDGSEIRAGMNWYPLKKRGFRINTEWLHLNHCPVGYTAVPYPVGGDGDVYHVNAEMNF
- a CDS encoding response regulator yields the protein MLTIAIVDDDASHSRAVARLLRASGMQAVTFVSAEEYIAAREATPVDCLVLDIQLGGMSGFDLYGWLSAAGSPPPIVFLTAHGEPETIAQVNSTGCAYVRKTDPGRVLLEAIRMAIEAQAGPPHRMGGSA
- a CDS encoding response regulator, which gives rise to MSASPTVFVVDDDRSFLKAVARLLRGSGHAVETFGSARDLLQRLRQEASGCILADLKMPGMDGMELHEAVAVSENPLPVVFLSGRGDVPTTVRALKQGAEDFLTKTAPKTELLDAVTRAMARDVAERRARAQLRAARSTFDRLTAREREVLAHVVQGRANKEIAWDLSIHERTVKLHRTSITAKLGVSSVAELTRWAQEAGLLPELDQTAGRTLPKGQ
- a CDS encoding ATP-binding protein — encoded protein: MRRFAPLLLIIFSVPLLGASEGPRRILILNSFGRDFTPYNSVTSKFREDLARLSPKPVELLDISLETMRFDTADEAPVVDYVGALCARRPIDLVVAIGSPAYRFWERHRAELLPDTPALIAAVEERHFDGKPPEQDAVVALRLDLPGVLENLLAVRPGTHNVYVVIGDSPLERYWLAHLRREWGPFEKKVNLVYWNEVPFDEMVRRAAQLPSDSAIFFALLVQDAAGVPHEQEAAVEALRDAANAPLFGWSDNLLGHGIVGGPLLPLKEVGRATARAALRVLAGEPAGQVRSPVLAADRPSYDWRQLRRWGIDEASLPSRSTVLFHPTSLLRKYRWVILGTGLLIAAQAIAISGLLISRRRRLQAEEEAARLRHELAHAGRVSALGQLSSSLAHELNQPLGAILRNAEAAEIFLDATPPNLQEVRAILADIREDDQRAGGVIDGIRGLLRRHPVEFSSIELAGMAERMMILIRPDAQSRRIEVSAEVAPGLPDIHGNSVQLQQVLLNLLINGMEAMERNGSEGRRLRLKIGANGGNRVQMSVSDSGPGIPSEDLPRVFENFYTTKPGGMGMGLAICRQIVEAHGGEIEAANDPGGGTTFRVTLPMARVSA
- a CDS encoding protein kinase, whose translation is MLERLGHYRILERIGAGGMGEVYRASDTRLGRDVAVKVLPAHFSDSLEVRQRFEREARALASFSHPNICALYDVGRENGIDFLVMEYLEGETLASRLRRGAVPPDQALRIAAEVAAALDAAHRRGIVHRDLKPGNVMITKNAAKLLDFGLAKEPASLIQGGHSSAPTRSEPLTAAGAILGTLDYMAPEQLEGKEADARSDIFSFGAIVYEMLTGRPAFSGASQAGLISAILTAEPARISELQPMTPPALERAVGRCLAKDPEERWQSARDVMFEMKGIASRKTDSPGAAAATPRRGERIIWVAAILALCVGLGFAMLALARQPEVLSRPAHFSIALPDHAVSLFTRVSPDGTTISQTAKNGDQTRLWIRPLDALSARPLEGTEGARAHFWSPDSRFIAFFAGGKLKKIDVNDGSVTDVCDAPGAGPFQLGAWGRDGTILLRVDEAPDHEEGLFRVSSSGGKVERLDIRDGSGNKIQVGWPGFLPDSRHFIGPCLLKPGLDDSRATCLVSLESLQASVLLEAASYALPAPPGYLLFVQGSTLFAQHFDFETLRLSGTPSPVAERMEQWAGIGAPKFSVSENGVLAYQMAGGEADLIWRDRRGAEIGQVGSPASYDSIRLSPDGNRLVAGIVNQRGVRDLWTIDVNRGVPTRVDSDGLDSYAPMWSPDGKKIVYCKAIHAPPFLHARTLAGGEDEVLLPSTGTMQCPTGISSDGRYLLFEDRNPTTGWDVWLLPLGTDPPRATPLIRTPQSETDASFSPDGGWIAYTSDETGRPEVYAQPFQHPGERLRISTSGGSTPRWRRDGKELFYLSADGHLMAVSVTPGKELTPAAPLALFLVGQGSAEGPGYEVSRDGERFLVGSPVPGSQDAAVMVNWMGRLRKN